One Micromonospora sp. FIMYZ51 genomic window carries:
- a CDS encoding histidine kinase encodes MSWAWAGRLVDVRDSLVRISLVILAGLGYLLFVFPGRPTTDQVILAVGAFVAGLALHRRPLANLLVQTALLAVAILRLDDCTINQVGASWALLELTMRADRTRTIWLATGLLAAVDMIDSIGDPLPRFLAGAAGLLLEVGLPLLLGLLIRANRELAEQARQRTAEQQRRRDSEARAARADERSAIARELHDVVAHHVASMVLRVGVARHVLTELDPRVDEVFDDVHATGSAALADLRRLVAVLRDPDGVRGDAALTAIEPAALPAALGTAVDRARQAGITVEADIDPAIGSIDAVRGLAVLRLTQESLTNVAKHVGASALARLSVRLVDGAVHWEVTDDGRGRVPASVPSGGGHGVTGMRERVEVLGGRLEVGPVGAGWRVRTVLPAAPAPSPAVAPAAPTSSPARTELA; translated from the coding sequence GTGAGCTGGGCGTGGGCGGGACGGCTGGTCGACGTACGCGACAGCCTGGTGCGGATCTCGCTTGTCATCCTCGCCGGCCTCGGATACCTGCTCTTCGTGTTCCCCGGCCGGCCGACGACCGACCAGGTGATCCTCGCGGTGGGCGCGTTCGTCGCCGGGCTGGCGCTGCACCGCCGGCCGCTGGCCAACCTGCTCGTGCAGACCGCGTTGCTGGCCGTCGCGATCCTCCGGCTCGACGACTGCACGATCAATCAGGTCGGCGCCAGCTGGGCGTTGCTCGAACTGACCATGCGGGCCGACCGGACCCGGACCATCTGGTTGGCCACCGGCCTGCTGGCCGCGGTTGACATGATCGACTCGATCGGCGATCCGCTGCCCCGGTTCCTCGCCGGCGCGGCCGGGCTGCTGCTGGAGGTCGGCCTCCCGCTGCTGCTCGGTCTGCTGATCCGGGCCAACCGGGAACTGGCGGAGCAGGCGCGGCAGCGGACGGCGGAGCAACAGCGCCGGCGAGACTCGGAGGCCCGGGCCGCCCGGGCCGACGAACGCAGCGCCATCGCCCGGGAGTTGCACGACGTGGTGGCGCATCACGTGGCCTCGATGGTGCTGCGGGTAGGCGTGGCCCGGCACGTGCTTACCGAACTGGACCCCAGGGTGGACGAGGTCTTCGACGACGTGCACGCGACCGGCTCCGCGGCCCTGGCCGACCTGCGTCGGCTGGTCGCGGTGCTGCGCGACCCCGACGGCGTACGCGGCGACGCGGCGCTTACCGCGATCGAACCCGCGGCCCTGCCGGCCGCCCTCGGTACGGCGGTCGACCGGGCCCGCCAGGCCGGGATCACCGTGGAGGCCGACATCGACCCGGCGATCGGTTCGATCGACGCGGTACGGGGTCTGGCGGTGCTGCGCCTGACCCAGGAGTCGCTGACAAACGTGGCAAAGCACGTCGGCGCGTCCGCGTTGGCGCGGTTGTCGGTCCGGCTGGTCGACGGGGCCGTGCACTGGGAGGTCACGGACGACGGTCGGGGCCGGGTGCCGGCCTCGGTGCCGTCCGGTGGCGGCCACGGCGTCACCGGGATGCGGGAGCGCGTCGAGGTGCTCGGCGGCCGGCTGGAGGTGGGACCGGTCGGTGCGGGCTGGCGGGTGCGTACCGTCCTGCCCGCCGCGCCCGCTCCCTCCCCAGCCGTGGCGCCTGCCGCCCCGACCTCCTCCCCCGCCCGAACGGAGTTGGCATGA
- a CDS encoding sialidase family protein, with protein sequence MSGVRVLVGTRKGAFILTSDGRRGDWTVDGPHFGGWEIFHLTGSPADPDRLYVSQSGGWFGQLIQRSDDGGRNWSPVGNDFTYASDVGDHLWYDGTPRPWEFKRIWHLEPSRDDPDTVYAGAEDAALYLSHDGGQKWTELTALRTHPTGPSWQPGAGGLCLHTIILDPVHPGRIYTAISAAGAFRSDDAGDSWTPINKGLRSGEIPDTDAEVGHCVHHITQHPSRPDTLFMQKHWDVMRSDDAGEHWREISGNLPSDFGFPIAVDGNDPETIYVVPIKSDSEHYPPEGRLRVYRSRTGGDEWEPLTAGLPQSHCYVNVLRDAMAVDTLDPCGVYFGTTGGQVYHSADGGDSWAPIVRDLPAVLSVEVQVLP encoded by the coding sequence ACGGTCGACGGCCCGCACTTCGGCGGCTGGGAGATCTTCCACCTGACCGGGTCGCCGGCCGACCCGGATCGGCTCTACGTCTCGCAGTCCGGTGGTTGGTTCGGGCAGCTGATCCAGCGCTCCGACGACGGCGGCCGGAACTGGTCCCCGGTCGGCAACGACTTCACCTACGCAAGCGACGTCGGTGACCACCTGTGGTACGACGGAACCCCGCGCCCGTGGGAGTTCAAGCGCATCTGGCACCTCGAACCGTCCCGCGACGACCCCGACACGGTGTACGCAGGTGCCGAGGACGCCGCCCTCTACCTCTCCCACGACGGCGGTCAGAAGTGGACCGAGCTGACCGCGCTGCGTACCCACCCGACCGGGCCGTCCTGGCAGCCCGGTGCCGGTGGCCTCTGCCTGCACACGATCATCCTGGACCCGGTGCACCCGGGCCGGATCTACACCGCCATCTCGGCGGCGGGCGCGTTCCGCAGCGACGATGCCGGCGACAGCTGGACACCGATAAACAAGGGACTGCGTTCGGGGGAGATCCCCGACACCGACGCCGAGGTCGGGCACTGCGTGCACCACATCACCCAGCACCCGTCCCGGCCGGACACGCTCTTCATGCAGAAACACTGGGACGTGATGCGCAGCGACGATGCCGGCGAGCACTGGCGGGAGATCAGCGGCAACCTGCCGTCGGATTTCGGCTTCCCGATCGCGGTGGATGGGAACGACCCCGAGACGATCTACGTCGTGCCGATCAAGAGCGACTCCGAGCACTACCCGCCGGAGGGCAGGCTGCGCGTCTACCGCAGCCGCACCGGCGGCGACGAATGGGAGCCGTTGACCGCCGGCCTGCCGCAGTCGCACTGCTACGTCAACGTGCTGCGGGACGCGATGGCCGTCGACACGCTGGATCCGTGCGGCGTCTACTTCGGCACCACCGGGGGACAGGTCTACCACTCGGCCGACGGCGGCGACAGTTGGGCGCCGATCGTCCGGGACCTGCCGGCCGTGCTCTCCGTCGAAGTCCAGGTGTTGCCGTGA
- a CDS encoding response regulator transcription factor, producing the protein MIRVLLIDDQHLIRAGLRMLCDAQPDIEVVGEADNGREAIALAARLRPDVVVMDLRMPGVDGITATSRVLADRPGTRVLVLTTFGDDDHLYPALTAGACGFLLKDAPPTDLLDGIRRAASGDSPFSPEVLRRLVQRAVHARVEAPPPVDGLTTREQEVLDLVAEGLSNAEIAERLHIGVTTVKTHITSLMTKTGSPNRVRLALFARGV; encoded by the coding sequence ATGATCCGCGTCCTGCTCATCGACGACCAGCACCTGATCCGCGCGGGCCTGCGCATGCTCTGTGACGCCCAACCGGACATCGAGGTCGTCGGTGAGGCCGACAACGGCCGCGAGGCGATCGCCCTCGCCGCCCGGCTGCGGCCCGACGTGGTCGTCATGGACCTACGCATGCCTGGCGTCGACGGGATCACCGCGACCAGCCGGGTGCTCGCCGACCGGCCGGGCACCCGGGTGCTGGTGCTGACCACGTTCGGCGACGACGACCACCTCTATCCCGCGCTTACCGCCGGTGCCTGCGGGTTCCTGCTCAAGGACGCACCACCGACCGATCTGCTGGACGGCATCCGCCGGGCCGCGTCCGGCGACAGCCCGTTCAGCCCGGAGGTGCTGCGGCGTCTGGTACAGCGCGCGGTACACGCCCGCGTCGAGGCACCACCGCCAGTCGACGGGCTGACCACCCGCGAACAGGAGGTCCTGGATCTGGTCGCCGAGGGACTGTCCAACGCGGAGATCGCCGAGCGGCTGCACATCGGGGTCACCACGGTCAAGACCCACATCACCAGCCTGATGACCAAGACCGGCAGCCCGAACCGGGTACGCCTGGCCCTGTTCGCTCGCGGCGTCTGA
- a CDS encoding MoaD/ThiS family protein: protein MIRVVLPAHLKNLAKVTGEVRVEVLGPEPATQRRVLDALEARYPMLLGTIRDRHSGRRRAFVRFYACEEDLSNTAPDAPLPERVVAGEEPLIILGAMAGG from the coding sequence GTGATCCGGGTGGTCCTTCCGGCCCACCTGAAGAACCTGGCGAAGGTCACCGGCGAGGTACGCGTGGAGGTGCTCGGCCCGGAGCCGGCCACCCAGCGTCGGGTGTTGGACGCCCTCGAGGCGCGCTATCCGATGTTGCTGGGCACCATCCGGGACCGGCACAGTGGCCGGCGCCGCGCCTTCGTCCGCTTCTACGCCTGCGAGGAGGATCTGTCCAACACCGCACCGGACGCACCCCTGCCCGAACGGGTCGTGGCCGGCGAGGAACCGTTGATCATCCTCGGTGCGATGGCCGGCGGCTAG